The DNA window tataacctACACAGGAACATGCAGCTTAGTACACGTCTCTGCTTTCCCTGTTGATGGGCTTCGACATTTTCACTTGCTCCATTGTACGCATCAGTCCGCATAAAACTCCGTGCAGTCCATTTCTGCGTTAATGTTCTCTCCACCCCCCCGAATGCGCATGTGGTACGGTCCGTAGGTACGTGCATGGCATGCGTGCGCGTAGTTGATAGGCGTCACCCGTCCGCGCATACCTCCCGATGGCGCCCTTTTAattaatcattttattttttattctttgctttttatttaNNNNNNNNNNNNNNNNNNNNNNNNNNNNNNNNNNNNNNNNNNNNNNNNNNNNNNNNNNNNNNNNNNNNNNNNNNNNNNNNNNNNNNNNNNNNNNNNNNNNNNNNNNNNNNNNNNNNNNNNNNNNNNNNNNNNNNNNNNNNNNNNNNNNNNNNNNNNNNNNNNNNNNNNNNNNNNNNNNNNNNNNNNNNNNNNNNNNNNNNNNNNNNNNNNNNNNNNNNNNNNNNNNNNNNNNNNNNNNNNNNNNNNNNNNNNNNNNNNNNNNNNNNNNNNNNNNNNNNNNNNNNNNNNNNNNNNNNNNNNNNNNNNNNNNNNNNNNNNNNNNNNNNNNNNNNNNNNNNNNNNNNNNNNNNNNNNNNNNNNNNNNNNNNNNNNNNNNNNNNNNNNNNNNNNNNNNNNNNNNNNNNNNNNNNNNNNNNNNNNNNNNNNNNNNNNNNNNNNNNNNNNNNNNNNNNNNNNNNNNNNNNNNNNNNNNNNNNNNNNNNNNNNNNNNNNNNNNNNNNNNNNNNNNNNNNNNNNNNNNNNNNNNNNNNNNNNNNNNNNNNNNNNNNNNNNNNNNNNNNNNNNNNNNNNNNNNNNNNNNNNNNNNNNNNNNNNNNNNNNNNNNNNNNNNNNNNNNNNNNNNNNNNNNNNNNNNNNNNNNNNNNNNNNNNNNNNNNNNNNNNNNNNNNNNNNNNNNNNNNNNNNNNNNNNNNNNNNNNNNNNNNNNNNNNNNNNNNNNNNNNNNNNNNNNNNNNNNNNNNNNNNNNNNNNNNNNNNNNNNNNNNNNNNNNNNNNNNNNNNNNNNNNNNNNNNNNNNNNNNNNNNNNNNNNNNNNNNNNNNNNNNNNNNNNNNNNNNNNNNNNNNNNNNNNNNNNNNNNNNNNNNNNNNNNNNNNNNNNNNNNNNNNNNNNNNNNNNNNNNNNNNNNNNNNNNNNNNNNNNNNNNNNNNNNNNNNNNNNNNNNNNNNNNNNNNNNNNNNNNNNNNNNNNNNNNNNNNNNNNNNNNNNNNNNNNNNNNNNNNNNNNNNNNNNNNNNNNNNNNNNNNNNNNNNNNNNNNNNNNNNNNNNNNNNNNNNNNNNNNNNNNNNNNNNNNNNNNNNNNNNNNNNNNNNNNNNNNNNNNNNNNNNNNNNNNNNNNNNNNNNNNNNNNNNNNNNNNNNNNNNNNNNNNNNNNNNNNNNNNNNNNNNNNNNNNNNNNNNNNNNNNNNNNNNNNNNNNNNNNNNNNNNNNNNNNNNNNNNNNNNNNNNNNNNNNNNNNNNNNNNNNNNNNNNNNNNNNNNNNNNNNNNNNNNNNNNNNNNNNNNNNNNNNNNNNNNNNNNNNNNNNNNNNNNNNNNNNNNNNNNNNNNNNNNNNNNNNNNNNNNNNNNNNNNNNNNNNNNNNNNNNNNNNNNNNNNNNNNNNNNNNNNNNNNNNNNNNNNNNNNNNNNNNNNNNNNNNNNNNNNNNNNNNNNNNNNNNNNNNNNNNNNNNNNNNNNNNNNNNNNNNNNNNNNNNNNNNNNNNNNNNNNNNNNNNNNNNNNNNNNNNNNNNNNNNNNNNNNNNNNNNNNNNNNNNNNNNNNNNNNNNNNNNNNNNNNNNNNNNNNNNNNNNNNNNNNNNNNNNNNNNNNNNNNNNNNNNNNNNNNNNNNNNNNNNNNNNNNNNNNNNNNNNNNNNNNNNNNNNNNNNNNNNNNNNNNNNNNNNNNNNNNNNNNNNNNNNNNNNNNNNNNNNNNNNNNNNNNNNNNNNNNNNNNNNNNNNNNNNNNNNNNNNNNNNNNNNNNNNNNNNNNNNNNNNNNNNNNNNNNNNNNNNNNNNNNNNNNNNNNNNNNNNNNNNNNNNNNNNNNNNNNNNNNNNNNNNNNNNNNNNNNNNNNNNNNNNNNNNATATAATGAATAGTATAGCAGAAATTGAAGGACGCCAAAGTGAACATTTTAAGAACAAGTATAACAGCacgaagaagaataaaaaacgaGTTGGTGATTTCCGTAACTTCTCCAATCTCAggagggttaaaaaaaaagctgacAGCAAAAGTGACAGAGGGAACAATCATTGGGATGCAAACGCGGTAAAAAATAGAgcgatttttttacacaaaaaatttttaaaatctttaaaacaaatggagacaaataaaggggaagaaaaaaaaacttttttgaaaaattggaacATGAATTATTTATCCAACAATTTGAGCGCGTTTATGAAGAGTGCGGAGAGCGTCGCCGGGGACAGGGGCCACAGTGTTAAAAGCGGGAACAGCGGTAAAGGCGGACAGAGTGGTAAAAGCGGGAACAGTGGGCGCAGCGCGCACAGCGGCAACCGCTGCTTTCTGAGTAGGAATGTCGACCCGGAAAGGGGGGGCGATGGTCATAATGAGGGCGTCGGCCACAATCAGGGTAGTGGCCACAATCAGGGCAGTGGCCACAATCAGGGCGGAGGCCACAATCAGGGAGGAGGCCACGGAGAAGGATCTAGCGAAGTGTACAGTCAAGGAAATCGCCGCAACGTCTACGCTCCCGAGCAGAATAGCCCGAACTTCTCACATACAGCGTACCAACAGATACAGGGAAACACCCCCAATGTAAATAACTTTCATCCGTATGAACATGTCCAATCATCACCAAAGGAACATAACCACTATGCTGACATCCGAGGGGTAtgggagaaaataaagagCAGGAGTGGTCTATCCAATTTTGTAGAAAGCGTAATTCAGGACGGCGTCAACGTTGTTAGCGAGAAAATTGGTTCTTTCAGCGATGGCGGCTACGCGAAGGACCCGAACAGAAACGACGACTGGGGTAGCCACGTACGAAGCGCACATTATAGCAGGGTCAAGTACAACCATCCCTACGGAGATCAAATCGGAGAAAACGAAACGTACCATATAGCATCAAGCAACAACAGAACCACTGGTAATAGTAGTAGCCAAAATAACGGTAATGGGAATAGCCAACAAAGCGGAAAGGGTGGAAGTAACACACAAAATAGCTACAATAATAAGGACACGGGGGGGGGCACCAACAGCAATAACTACAACCATAGTGGTAGCAGCGGATATAATAACAGTGCGAGTGGGTATGCAAATGGCAGAACCCCTaatggaggagggggaaacgACAACAATGATAATGGAGACGGAGATGACGATGGTAATAATGGGCACTACGGCCGAAATGGCAGGTGCGATAATAACGGAGAGAGTaacgatgaggatgatgatgataaCGAGGACGACAATGGGGATGGAGACAGCGATCGACATGGGGAGCAAAGCAACGACCCGAGTGGACACCAAAACGATCGAATCGACGACCCAGGTGatcgaaatgggaaaatgtaCTCTAGAAATAACGGCTCCTCCTCATCAGTAACGTCGTCATATATTAACGCAGATGCCCATGCATCGAATAGCGGTGCGATGAAACATCAGTACCAAAAGAAACGCAAGAGTGGACGAACCAGCTGCCCAGCTGCAAACGACAACAGCAATAGACGAAGCAGTAACAGTGTCAGCAGCGTCAACTTCAtagggggaggaagcagcAGCAATGGGTATGGAGACCATAATAACAGCGGTGTAGAGTATGCCAATGCAGAGAGGAGGAATAGCCTTAATTTAAGGAGAGGAATGAACGATGGTAgtaatgaatattttaatcCGTACCCTATGGGAGGTAGTTACAACAGATCCGCCACAGAAGCACCTAGTCGTAATCGTGGAAGTTACGACTGCAGTGGTGGTCATTATGGAGATAATTATGGAGGAAGCGGCGCGGGGGGTAACTACGCCAGCAGCCATGGGGGCAACACACTCGGAAGGAACAGCGGAAGCAGTGGGAACAGCGCTAGCTACGGGAATAGTGGAAGTACCAATAATCATGAGACCGATTTAGGCCCCACCAATAACTCCatgatgaataaaaatattgggaaTAAAAGAAACTACGCAGCCAATGTGGATTATAAGGACATGGGATCGAACCCTGGTTACTGCAGACAGGGAGACAGCAACAGCCACGTGAGCAGCCACAGGAACAGCTTCAGCAGCGGCGGGAACCACAGCAAGCAAATAAAGAAGGGCCGAGACTGCGGAGATAGCGGCGACGGTGGCGATAGCGATCATAGCGGCGGTTGCGGTGGTTGCGGTGGTTGCGGTGGCTGCGGTAACTGCGGCGATTGCGGCAATAATGGCGACCGTGGTGGTGCCAATGACCGTGGTGACCGCGATGACCCCGATGACCGTGTCGACCGCGATGACCCCGATGACCGTGTCGACCGCGATGACCGCGACGACGCGGAGGATCATGTGCAGAAGCGACACGTGCACGCCACCAACTCGGATATGCTGAACCCTGAGGAAAGGAAGAGAGAAGCGGAAAAGTACAAAGTGTTGGGGAACCAAAGCTACAAACTGGGATATTTTGAATCTGCCATCGACTACTACACGAAGGCTATTTCATACGACAACACGAATCATGTGTATTACACGAATAGGGCCCTGTGTTATAAGAAGCAGAAACTGTGGAAATTAGCGAACAGTGACGCAAGGCAGGCCCTAAATTTGGAGGAAGAATCCGTAAAGGCACACTTCATTCTGGGATTGACCCTTCTACATCTGAACAGCTTAGAAGAAGGATTAAAAAAGCTAACGAAAGCGAAGACCCTCTCTAGCTACTTAAAGGACTCTAACGAATGCGAAATCAACAGATATATATTGCaagcgaaaaaattaatataccTTCGAGACGAACAGAACAAGCAGCTAACCTACACCGAGCTACAGTCGTTCCtaattgataaaataaatttactgAATCAAATTGGCTACATATCAAATGAGGAGAAATTTTTACGAATCCAACAGACAGAGAATCTGTTCAAAGAAATATTGAACTCATTCCAAAGGAAACAGATACCGGATTATTTGTGTTGCAAAATTTCTATGTGCTTAATGAATGAACCGGTGATTACTCCTAGTGGTATGACTTACGATAAgatatttttgtatgaacaCGTTAAGCATAATGGGTCGTTTGATCCGGTTAGTCGAGAGCAGTTCTCCATGCGAGAGGTTATTCCCAATTATGCCATAAAAGAGGCTACggacaattttttgaagtCCAACCCGTGGGCCTTCGAGgagtaaaataaagttgcaggcgggggggggggggacgCTTGTATGATAATGGGAGCTAGTTTATCCGGTGTGACTGCGAGGCGGGAGAGCTACAGGGAAAGAAGCacgtctattttttttcttttacgaTTTGCACATTCCGAACGTCATGTCGTTTTAAAGGGAACTAAACGTAACGTGACGTGGAACCCATTTTTAAGCCCCCTCCCCTAATGCCATCGTTTGTGCATGACGAAGCGGTTGTGTGGAGCGCGTCATGTGGAGCACGTCATGTGGAGACGTCGTGCGGAGATGTCGTGCGGAGGCGTCATGTGGAGATGTCGTGCGGAGGCGTCATGTGGAGATGTCGTGCGGAGACTTCATATGGAGTACATCATGTGCAGTGCGCGGTgtgtgtgattttttttttttttttcccattttgaagaggaaaaggaagcatGACGAGAGAGGAGCGAACGGGGCGCGCTACCCTGgcgtgtgtgtgtacctATTTGTTGGCACACGACTGGgcatttcctccccccccagcgCATCCTCGCCCCGCATGTGTGTGAGTTCTTCCCCccaaagcattttttttttttttttatccacccCGGTTATTGCTCCCattgttgttattattacttccatttttttaattttttttttaattacaaacctttttttgaagttccaTTTGGAAGCGACAACACCACCTATGTGGTTAATTGATGAGCCGGATTGCACGCTGCAGTCTCTCCAGGGTGTGGGGGGGAATAGGCAAGCCGTTCGTCACCTTAGCACCTGGGTTCGGAGAAtactccccattttggcttcACCCACTGACTATGACCAATCGGTAGCATTTTATATGGTTCATGCGCTAAGCACATCACTTTGGCTTCGTTCAGTTTAACCTTCTTCCCATCGCAGCATTTGGGATGCGCTTCGCATACGGCATGCAAGGTGgctatttttcttctatgCAGAGCTGCGCCGTTTGGGACATCCCATTTTTGATTTGCGCTTCGCGTCGATGCTGCGAAAGTGGCGAGCGAATTGGCCAAAAAGGTGCACCCCGAACCAATTGCGCCCCACAGATGATGTAACGGGTCCaattaaaaagcaaaaaaaaaaaaataataatggcGCGTGGAGCGTCTCTTCCAAAGCCAAGCCAAGCCAAGCCAAGCCTAGCAGCAAAAGGCGAACTGTGCAAAGGGACGCAACGACGATGGTCGcagtttctttttatcttttgCCCAAGTGGTAACTACGCAGCATTGT is part of the Plasmodium cynomolgi strain B DNA, chromosome 1, whole genome shotgun sequence genome and encodes:
- a CDS encoding erythrocyte membrane protein (putative), which encodes MNYLSNNLSAFMKSAESVAGDRGHSVKSGNSGKGGQSGKSGNSGRSAHSGNRCFLSRNVDPERGGDGHNEGVGHNQGSGHNQGSGHNQGGGHNQGGGHGEGSSEVYSQGNRRNVYAPEQNSPNFSHTAYQQIQGNTPNEHNHYADIRGVWEKIKSRSGLSNFVESVIQDGVNVVSEKIGSFSDGGYAKDPNRNDDWGSHVRSAHYSRVKYNHPYGDQIGENETYHIASSNNRTTGNSSSQNNGNGNSQQSGKGGSNTQNSYNNKDTGGGTNSNNYNHSGSSGYNNSASGYANGRTPNGGGGNDNNDNGDGDDDGNNGHYGRNGRCDNNGESNDEDDDDNEDDNGDGDSDRHGEQSNDPSGHQNDRIDDPGDRNGKMYSRNNGSSSSVTSSYINADAHASNSGAMKHQYQKKRKSGRTSCPAANDNSNRRSSNSVSSVNFIGGGSSSNGYGDHNNSGVEYANAERRNSLNLRRGMNDGSNEYFNPYPMGGSYNRSATEAPSRNRGSYDCSGGHYGDNYGGSGAGGNYASSHGGNTLGRNSGSSGNSASYGNSGSTNNHETDLGPTNNSMMNKNIGNKRNYAANVDYKDMGSNPGYCRQGDSNSHVSSHRNSFSSGGNHSKQIKKGRDCGDSGDGGDSDHSGGCGGCGGCGGCGNCGDCGNNGDRGGANDRGDRDDPDDRVDRDDPDDRVDRDDRDDAEDHVQKRHVHATNSDMLNPEERKREAEKYKVLGNQSYKLGYFESAIDYYTKAISYDNTNHVYYTNRALCYKKQKLWKLANSDARQALNLEEESVKAHFILGLTLLHLNSLEEGLKKLTKAKTLSSYLKDSNECEINRYILQAKKLIYLRDEQNKQLTYTELQSFLIDKINLLNQIGYISNEEKFLRIQQTENLFKEILNSFQRKQIPDYLCCKISMCLMNEPVITPSGMTYDKIFLYEHVKHNGSFDPVSREQFSMREVIPNYAIKEATDNFLKSNPWAFEE